In Urechidicola croceus, a single window of DNA contains:
- a CDS encoding DUF3703 domain-containing protein, producing MKFYTSIPKKLKPYFKLELENYQAKYSSGNLNNAWVHLERAHIIGQKYPYAHTLVHWKMLQFGFKIKSKKEIFGQIPRLFFGGVKSFVGKIPVGNPGGANVPPLKPFPIGEDLQEIFFQAGITN from the coding sequence ATGAAATTTTACACATCTATTCCAAAAAAATTAAAACCCTATTTCAAATTGGAATTAGAAAATTATCAAGCCAAATACTCAAGTGGAAATTTAAATAACGCATGGGTACATTTAGAAAGGGCACACATAATTGGTCAAAAGTATCCTTACGCTCATACATTAGTCCATTGGAAAATGTTACAATTTGGATTTAAAATTAAAAGCAAAAAAGAAATTTTTGGACAAATTCCTCGTCTTTTTTTTGGTGGCGTAAAATCCTTTGTTGGAAAAATTCCAGTTGGAAATCCTGGAGGAGCCAATGTTCCGCCATTAAAACCTTTTCCAATAGGAGAAGATTTACAAGAAATTTTTTTTCAAGCAGGAATTACAAACTAA
- a CDS encoding DUF885 domain-containing protein, with product MKKIIVILSAVILTISCKKEEVKVYTEAEIAQESKKAFDFFEEKFNEELERYPTFQTYLGIKKNNDKWDDSSDEFAEAELEIYKNTLQVLKDSINVDALDVNNKLSYDLFKQQLEDNIDDFKYRKHSYPVNQMFGAQSRRPAFLINMHRIDNVKDAETYIARLNGFKGMFNQLIDNLKSREEMGVMPPKFVFARVIEDSKNILVGAPFDKSNTNSTLAKDFASKVNKLDIDAAKKNKLINAANEALINSVKPAYESLIATLEAQQKVATTDDGAWKLPDGVAYYNNQLKRITTTDYTADEIHEIGLNEVARIHDEMRKIKTAVGFEGDLQEFFKFMKVDKQFYYEDSNQGRAAYMKLATHIIDSMKTRLDELFITKPKADIVVKAVEAFREKSAGKAFYQSPAPDGSRPGTYYANLYDMAAMPTYEMEALAYHEGIPGHHMQRSISQELTEIPTFRKYASYTAYTEGWGLYSEFIPKEMGFYSDPYSDFGRLAMELFRACRLVVDTGIHAKKWTREDGIKYYTDNTPTAQSGIVKMVERHIVMPGQATAYKIGMLKILELREKAKTALGDKFDIRKFHEVVLTNGAIPLNVLESKVDAMIEAEK from the coding sequence ATGAAGAAAATAATAGTAATTCTAAGTGCCGTCATTTTAACAATTTCTTGTAAAAAAGAAGAGGTAAAAGTATATACTGAAGCAGAAATCGCTCAGGAATCAAAAAAAGCATTTGACTTTTTTGAAGAAAAATTTAATGAAGAACTAGAACGTTATCCAACCTTTCAAACCTATTTAGGGATAAAGAAGAATAACGACAAATGGGATGATTCAAGTGATGAATTTGCAGAAGCAGAATTAGAAATCTATAAAAACACGTTGCAAGTTTTAAAAGATTCTATCAATGTTGACGCTTTAGATGTCAATAACAAGTTAAGTTATGATCTATTCAAGCAACAATTAGAAGATAATATTGATGATTTTAAATATAGAAAACATTCTTATCCAGTAAATCAAATGTTTGGAGCGCAATCAAGAAGACCAGCATTTTTAATCAATATGCATCGTATTGACAATGTAAAAGATGCCGAAACTTATATTGCACGATTGAATGGTTTCAAAGGAATGTTTAATCAACTAATTGATAATTTGAAGTCAAGAGAAGAAATGGGCGTGATGCCACCTAAATTTGTGTTCGCAAGAGTTATTGAAGATTCAAAAAATATTTTGGTTGGTGCACCTTTTGACAAATCAAATACGAATAGTACCCTAGCTAAAGATTTTGCATCGAAAGTAAATAAACTAGATATTGATGCTGCTAAAAAGAACAAATTGATCAACGCAGCAAATGAAGCTTTAATCAATTCAGTAAAACCAGCATATGAGAGTTTGATAGCAACTTTGGAAGCACAACAAAAAGTAGCAACAACAGATGATGGTGCATGGAAACTTCCTGATGGAGTAGCATATTATAATAACCAATTAAAAAGAATTACAACAACTGATTATACTGCCGATGAAATTCATGAAATTGGATTGAATGAAGTGGCTCGTATTCATGACGAAATGCGTAAAATTAAAACAGCAGTAGGTTTTGAAGGCGATTTGCAAGAATTTTTTAAGTTTATGAAAGTTGACAAGCAATTTTATTATGAAGATTCTAATCAAGGAAGGGCTGCATATATGAAACTTGCTACACATATTATTGATAGTATGAAAACGCGTTTAGACGAGTTGTTTATTACCAAACCAAAGGCAGATATCGTTGTAAAAGCGGTAGAAGCATTTAGAGAAAAATCGGCAGGGAAAGCATTTTATCAAAGCCCAGCACCAGATGGTTCAAGACCTGGAACTTATTATGCTAATTTATATGATATGGCTGCTATGCCAACTTACGAAATGGAAGCATTGGCATATCATGAAGGAATTCCTGGTCATCATATGCAACGCTCAATTTCACAAGAATTAACGGAAATTCCTACGTTTAGAAAGTATGCAAGTTATACAGCTTATACTGAGGGTTGGGGATTATACTCAGAATTTATTCCAAAAGAAATGGGCTTTTATAGTGATCCATATTCTGATTTTGGAAGATTGGCAATGGAGTTGTTCAGAGCCTGTCGATTAGTAGTTGATACTGGAATCCATGCAAAAAAATGGACACGTGAAGATGGAATTAAATATTATACAGATAATACACCAACAGCACAATCTGGAATTGTGAAAATGGTAGAACGCCATATCGTAATGCCAGGACAAGCAACGGCTTATAAAATTGGAATGCTGAAAATTTTAGAATTACGCGAAAAAGCTAAAACTGCTTTAGGCGACAAATTCGATATAAGAAAGTTTCACGAAGTTGTGTTGACCAACGGTGCAATCCCATTAAATGTTTTAGAAAGCAAAGTAGATGCTATGATTGAAGCGGAGAAGTAA
- a CDS encoding P-loop NTPase fold protein, producing MKTTHIEKIIDTYLKKEKTQSAILINGVWGSGKTFYLKSQLKEIIEKNNLKIMYISLNGISSIESLEHKLFLHFIPKLGKNQNDLVKSITNISTNLANATTKLFFRTEATDLLKGSTVKSFNFKKFCICLDDLERCKIPVDELFGYLSEFTEHKHTKCIVLADEEKIKKQKSNKKIALKYDKIKEKVISRVLNYDPKLSSIFPNLIQKYKSKTVFYKFLEQNKSLIISIFKEQKVKNLRNIIFYLDILEAIHPNIKIADQKYVQEILFITAVFSIEFKNGNLTSKDNNDFKEFKEINKDWYSRIVSNFLGNNNDEPRKKSSSEIFYEKYLTKRIDQYYFYPSIYQFILSGFLDSKKLKEELKNREPEKVSEEIISFRKLLNYKFRELNDDEFESSSKYVLEKAEEGFYWMYDYKQIANFYYHFIDKKLIDIPKKDLETKLLKGLKISAKRKEFHLATFETLKHFNTPDPDTKKILNKIFEFHIKIQSEKNTETSKQISKLISNNDIVELAVLFSKEKFNKAFLPLVNVSSFIKAIKKSENKMIFTLCEIFKDRYDYNNVIDFMKGDLDFLNNITEKIEYYKSNLNPDERVRVLNLNEFIDALKEIIKKLSLEVK from the coding sequence ATGAAAACAACTCACATAGAAAAAATAATTGACACATATTTAAAAAAAGAGAAAACACAAAGTGCTATATTAATTAACGGTGTTTGGGGTAGTGGAAAAACGTTTTATTTAAAATCTCAATTAAAAGAGATTATTGAAAAAAACAATCTCAAAATCATGTATATCTCTTTAAACGGTATAAGCTCAATTGAAAGTTTAGAGCACAAATTATTTTTACATTTTATTCCAAAATTAGGCAAAAATCAAAATGATTTAGTTAAAAGTATCACTAATATTTCTACAAATTTAGCAAACGCAACAACTAAACTTTTTTTTAGAACAGAGGCTACAGATTTATTGAAAGGGTCAACTGTAAAATCTTTTAATTTTAAAAAGTTCTGTATATGTTTAGATGATTTGGAAAGATGTAAAATTCCTGTTGATGAGTTATTTGGTTATTTATCAGAATTTACAGAGCATAAACATACAAAATGTATAGTTCTTGCTGATGAAGAAAAGATAAAAAAACAAAAATCCAATAAAAAAATTGCTCTCAAGTATGATAAAATAAAAGAAAAAGTTATCAGCAGAGTTCTTAATTACGACCCTAAACTATCATCTATTTTTCCTAATTTAATTCAGAAATATAAATCAAAAACAGTTTTTTATAAATTTTTAGAGCAAAATAAATCATTAATAATTTCAATTTTTAAAGAACAAAAAGTTAAAAATCTTCGAAATATAATTTTCTATTTAGATATTTTAGAGGCAATACATCCAAACATAAAGATTGCTGACCAAAAATATGTTCAAGAAATTCTATTTATTACAGCTGTATTTAGTATTGAGTTTAAAAATGGAAATTTAACTTCAAAAGACAATAATGATTTTAAAGAGTTTAAAGAAATAAATAAAGATTGGTACTCAAGAATAGTATCTAATTTTTTAGGTAATAATAATGATGAACCAAGAAAAAAGTCTAGTTCAGAAATTTTTTATGAGAAATATTTAACAAAAAGGATAGATCAATATTACTTCTATCCGAGTATTTATCAATTTATATTATCTGGTTTTCTGGATAGTAAAAAATTAAAAGAAGAATTAAAGAATAGAGAACCAGAAAAAGTATCCGAAGAAATTATTAGTTTTAGAAAATTATTAAATTATAAATTTAGAGAACTTAACGATGATGAATTTGAAAGTTCATCAAAATATGTTTTAGAAAAAGCAGAAGAAGGTTTTTACTGGATGTATGATTACAAACAAATAGCAAACTTTTACTACCACTTTATTGATAAAAAATTAATTGATATTCCAAAAAAGGATTTAGAAACAAAATTATTAAAGGGCTTAAAAATTTCTGCAAAAAGAAAAGAATTTCATTTAGCAACTTTTGAAACTTTAAAACATTTTAATACTCCAGATCCTGATACTAAAAAAATACTCAATAAAATTTTCGAGTTTCATATTAAAATACAATCAGAAAAAAATACAGAAACTTCAAAGCAAATTTCAAAATTAATTTCTAATAATGATATTGTTGAGTTGGCTGTATTATTTAGTAAGGAAAAATTTAATAAAGCATTCCTACCTCTTGTCAATGTGTCAAGTTTTATAAAAGCTATTAAAAAATCTGAAAATAAAATGATTTTCACATTGTGCGAAATATTTAAAGATAGATATGATTATAATAATGTTATCGATTTTATGAAAGGTGATTTAGATTTTTTAAATAATATTACCGAAAAAATAGAATACTACAAGTCAAACTTAAACCCTGATGAAAGAGTGAGAGTTCTTAATTTAAATGAGTTTATTGATGCTCTAAAAGAAATAATTAAAAAACTATCATTGGAAGT
- a CDS encoding PA0069 family radical SAM protein, protein MKKTAIIKGRGAQINKHNRFLKNEYFIEDDFLNYCEKEGDNPDNNRTQYIEIFPKTILNKVTSTDIGMAYSMNPYQGCEHGCIYCYARNTHEYWGYSAGLDFERKILFKRNAPQLLEAKLNSKNWKPENIMFSGNTDCYQPIEKKLEITRDMLKILLKYKHPVSIITKNKLILRDLDILKELAQLNLLHVSISITSLSEETRRILEPRTASIKNRLKTVKLLSENGIPVNVMMAPIIPAINNHEIFELVRTVAKLGAVSMGYTIVRLNGAIGEIFTDWVRKTLPDRADKILHQIEDCHGGTLNSSEFGKRMRGEGKISEQVAMQFRLARKKFMSDVCLPPLDYSLFTNDYNSQMRLF, encoded by the coding sequence ATCAAAAAAACAGCAATCATAAAAGGTCGTGGTGCACAAATAAATAAGCACAATCGTTTTCTAAAAAATGAATATTTTATAGAAGATGATTTCTTGAATTATTGCGAAAAAGAAGGTGATAATCCTGATAATAACCGTACACAATACATCGAAATATTTCCTAAAACCATACTCAACAAAGTCACTAGTACCGATATTGGAATGGCTTATTCTATGAATCCGTATCAAGGTTGTGAACATGGTTGTATCTATTGTTATGCAAGAAACACACACGAATATTGGGGCTACAGTGCTGGATTAGATTTTGAACGAAAAATATTATTCAAAAGAAATGCACCTCAACTACTCGAAGCAAAACTCAATAGTAAAAACTGGAAACCTGAAAATATTATGTTTTCTGGAAATACAGATTGCTATCAGCCTATAGAAAAGAAGTTAGAAATTACTCGTGATATGCTCAAGATATTGCTCAAATACAAGCATCCTGTGAGTATCATCACCAAAAATAAATTGATACTTCGAGATTTGGATATTTTGAAAGAATTGGCACAATTGAATTTACTACATGTAAGTATTTCTATCACTTCATTGAGTGAAGAAACACGTAGAATTTTAGAACCAAGAACAGCATCTATCAAAAATAGGCTGAAAACGGTCAAGTTGTTATCAGAAAATGGAATTCCAGTCAATGTTATGATGGCACCTATAATACCTGCAATAAACAATCATGAAATATTTGAACTCGTAAGAACCGTGGCTAAATTGGGTGCAGTTTCTATGGGGTATACCATTGTGCGACTCAATGGTGCTATTGGAGAAATATTTACGGATTGGGTTCGTAAAACACTTCCAGACAGAGCAGATAAAATTTTACATCAAATTGAAGATTGTCATGGCGGAACATTGAATAGTTCTGAGTTTGGAAAGCGAATGCGAGGAGAGGGAAAAATATCTGAGCAAGTGGCTATGCAATTTCGATTAGCTCGTAAAAAATTTATGTCAGATGTGTGCTTGCCACCATTGGATTATTCTCTTTTTACCAATGATTATAATAGTCAAATGAGGTTGTTTTAA
- the aroC gene encoding chorismate synthase, protein MSNNTFGKLFTVTTFGESHGTAIGGIIDGCPAGIELDLEAIQKDLDRRKPGQSKIVTQRKEPDTVQFLSGIFEGKTTGTSIGFMIQNTNQKSKDYSHNVNVYRPSHADYTYDKKYGVRDYRGGGRTSARETANWVVAGAVAKQLISDIKINAFTSSVGEISINKPYQDLDFNLIESNDLRCPDTEMAEKMIDHIKEVKKAGDTVGGTITCVIQNVPIGLGEPIFNKLHAQLGKAMLSINAVKGFEYGSGFCGTKMKGSEHNDKFNQDGTTKTNLSGGIQGGVSNGMDIYFRVAFKPVATLIQKQETIDSEGNVVEMQGRGRHDPCVVPRAVPIVEAMAAMVMADFYLLDKTTKI, encoded by the coding sequence ATGTCGAATAATACTTTCGGAAAACTATTTACTGTTACAACTTTTGGAGAATCACACGGAACTGCTATCGGCGGAATAATTGATGGATGCCCAGCTGGAATAGAACTTGATTTAGAAGCAATTCAAAAAGACTTAGACCGTAGAAAACCTGGACAATCAAAAATTGTAACACAACGTAAAGAGCCAGATACCGTACAATTTTTATCTGGAATTTTTGAAGGAAAGACTACTGGAACCTCAATTGGTTTTATGATTCAAAATACAAATCAAAAAAGTAAAGATTATTCGCACAATGTAAATGTATACCGCCCTTCTCATGCCGATTATACGTATGACAAAAAATATGGTGTAAGAGATTATCGTGGTGGTGGACGTACCTCAGCACGTGAAACTGCCAATTGGGTTGTTGCAGGCGCTGTTGCAAAACAATTAATATCTGACATAAAAATAAATGCATTTACTTCTTCTGTAGGGGAAATAAGTATCAATAAACCGTATCAGGATTTAGATTTTAATTTAATCGAATCTAATGATTTACGTTGTCCTGATACTGAAATGGCTGAAAAAATGATTGATCACATCAAGGAAGTTAAAAAAGCTGGTGATACCGTTGGTGGAACTATTACTTGTGTCATTCAAAATGTGCCTATTGGCTTAGGAGAACCTATTTTTAATAAATTACATGCGCAATTAGGTAAAGCAATGTTATCAATCAATGCTGTAAAAGGATTTGAATATGGTAGTGGTTTTTGCGGTACTAAAATGAAGGGTAGCGAACATAACGACAAATTTAACCAAGACGGTACTACAAAAACTAACTTATCTGGAGGTATTCAAGGCGGTGTAAGTAATGGAATGGATATTTATTTCCGAGTAGCTTTTAAACCTGTTGCTACGTTGATTCAAAAACAAGAAACTATTGATAGCGAGGGTAATGTTGTTGAAATGCAAGGTCGTGGTCGTCACGATCCATGTGTAGTTCCAAGAGCAGTACCTATTGTTGAAGCTATGGCTGCAATGGTAATGGCTGATTTTTATTTGTTAGATAAAACTACTAAAATTTAG
- a CDS encoding DoxX family membrane protein: MKKYINILFIVFRLFLGGMMIYGGISKFQKPIPTPIEVAQKVEKFASPEKESTLQKILYISGAKQTGYFWQVLGICELLFGLLLIIQGTGFIGAIFLLPITLHIFLFHAFLESDEVGELLQTGALLLINILLVLKEKEKWKHLLWIKPI, from the coding sequence ATGAAAAAATATATCAATATACTATTCATTGTTTTTCGACTTTTTTTAGGAGGAATGATGATTTACGGAGGGATAAGTAAATTTCAAAAACCAATTCCAACTCCGATAGAAGTTGCTCAAAAAGTAGAGAAATTTGCATCTCCAGAAAAAGAAAGTACATTACAAAAGATACTTTACATCAGTGGTGCAAAGCAAACAGGATACTTTTGGCAAGTATTAGGAATATGTGAATTATTGTTTGGACTACTATTAATAATTCAAGGAACTGGCTTTATTGGAGCCATATTTTTATTGCCAATTACGTTACACATTTTTTTGTTTCACGCTTTTTTAGAATCGGATGAAGTAGGAGAGCTATTGCAAACAGGAGCTTTATTACTTATAAATATTTTATTAGTCTTAAAAGAAAAAGAAAAATGGAAGCATTTATTATGGATAAAACCAATTTAA
- a CDS encoding DUF2461 domain-containing protein: MKYFTSDYLQFFKELAGNNNKEWFDKNRKRYETSVREPFKVFVDTLINEISKDDSEVQITHKEAIFRINRDIRFAKDKTPYKLNNSAIISKTGRKDKVYPGIYIELGPEKLGIYGGVFSPDTNQIEKIRNYISKNQTQFEKLISSKGFKNTYGEIKGTKAKRIPKEYKEIGEEQPLIYNKQWYYFIHLSPEIIESDDLMGTIVSNAKIAKGLREFFKNALN, translated from the coding sequence ATGAAATATTTCACTTCTGATTATTTGCAGTTTTTTAAAGAACTAGCAGGAAACAATAACAAAGAATGGTTTGATAAAAACAGAAAGCGATACGAAACTTCTGTAAGAGAACCTTTTAAAGTTTTCGTAGATACATTGATAAACGAAATTTCTAAAGATGATAGTGAAGTTCAAATAACACATAAAGAAGCTATTTTTAGAATCAATCGTGATATTCGATTTGCAAAAGATAAAACACCTTACAAGTTGAATAATTCGGCAATAATTTCAAAAACGGGAAGAAAAGATAAAGTATATCCTGGAATATATATTGAGTTAGGTCCTGAAAAATTGGGAATTTATGGAGGAGTTTTTTCACCAGATACAAACCAAATTGAAAAGATTAGAAATTACATTTCAAAGAATCAAACTCAATTTGAAAAGTTAATTTCATCTAAGGGTTTTAAAAATACTTATGGAGAAATTAAAGGTACAAAAGCAAAAAGAATACCAAAAGAATATAAAGAAATAGGAGAGGAGCAACCATTGATTTATAACAAGCAATGGTATTATTTTATACATCTATCACCTGAAATAATTGAAAGTGATGATTTGATGGGCACAATAGTTTCAAATGCTAAAATTGCGAAGGGTTTGAGAGAATTTTTTAAAAATGCTTTAAATTAA
- a CDS encoding DUF962 domain-containing protein: MSEERIKTYEEFYKFYLTEHKNKTSRLLHVIGTTIVFALTITAIYHRNFKLLWLVPLAGYGFAWVGHFFFEKNKPATFKYPLWSLKSDFKMYFDILSGKISLDSSKDNI, encoded by the coding sequence ATGTCAGAAGAGAGAATTAAAACCTACGAAGAATTTTATAAGTTCTATTTGACAGAACATAAAAATAAAACCTCACGATTGTTGCATGTTATTGGTACAACAATAGTATTTGCACTAACAATAACTGCTATTTACCATCGCAATTTTAAATTGTTGTGGCTAGTACCATTAGCAGGATATGGCTTTGCTTGGGTTGGGCATTTCTTTTTTGAAAAAAATAAACCAGCAACATTTAAATATCCATTGTGGAGTTTAAAATCAGATTTTAAAATGTATTTCGATATCCTTTCAGGAAAAATAAGTTTAGATTCATCAAAAGATAATATATAA
- a CDS encoding site-specific integrase → MKNSFSFIFYIKRSKADKNGKANIYLRITVNGKRAELSILRKADINKWLPSAGKLKGNSSESQQLNRYIDSISNKVYKIHQKLVEEDKTITALKIRNLLNGKEKQNRMLLEIFQSHNLQVKKLVGKDFAPGTLERYKTAKKHLEAFIKLEYEEDDIPVREVNHKFIHGFEYYLKTERNCSHNTAIKYITNFKKIIRIAYANDWISKDPFFNWKARLKIVDREFLSKEEIQKLIEKEFSIKRLEQVKDIFVFCCFTGLSYADVKKLSKNDIVIGIDGDRWIKTKRTKTNTRSNIPLLKTPEVILEKYSSSSNFANSDYLLPVLSNQKMNAYLKEIADLCEINKNLTFHLARHTFATTVTLTNGVPIESVSKMLGHKSLKTTQHYAKIIDRKVSEDMAVLRAKLNVNKVDNNRKELYL, encoded by the coding sequence ATGAAAAATTCGTTCTCCTTTATATTTTATATCAAAAGAAGTAAAGCTGATAAAAATGGAAAAGCAAATATTTACTTAAGAATTACTGTAAATGGCAAAAGGGCAGAATTAAGCATTTTAAGAAAAGCCGATATCAATAAATGGTTACCTTCTGCAGGTAAATTAAAAGGTAATTCATCTGAATCTCAACAGCTAAATAGATATATTGATAGCATTTCAAATAAAGTTTATAAAATACATCAGAAATTAGTCGAAGAAGATAAAACAATAACTGCTTTAAAAATTAGGAATTTATTAAATGGAAAAGAAAAACAGAATAGAATGCTATTGGAGATTTTTCAAAGCCATAATTTACAAGTTAAAAAATTAGTAGGTAAAGACTTTGCTCCTGGTACACTTGAAAGGTATAAAACAGCAAAAAAACATTTAGAAGCTTTTATAAAATTGGAATATGAAGAAGATGATATTCCAGTAAGAGAAGTGAATCATAAATTCATTCATGGTTTTGAGTATTACTTAAAAACTGAAAGAAATTGTAGTCACAATACAGCTATTAAGTATATTACAAACTTCAAAAAAATAATTAGAATAGCTTATGCAAATGACTGGATTAGTAAAGATCCTTTTTTTAATTGGAAAGCTAGACTTAAGATAGTAGATAGAGAGTTCTTATCAAAAGAAGAAATACAAAAACTAATTGAAAAAGAATTCTCAATAAAACGATTAGAACAAGTTAAAGACATATTTGTTTTTTGCTGTTTTACAGGTTTGTCATATGCAGACGTAAAAAAGCTATCAAAAAATGATATTGTTATTGGTATTGATGGAGATAGATGGATAAAAACGAAAAGAACAAAGACAAATACTCGAAGTAACATTCCGTTACTTAAAACCCCAGAAGTTATTTTAGAAAAATACAGTTCTTCTTCAAATTTTGCAAATAGTGATTACCTTTTACCTGTTTTAAGTAATCAAAAAATGAATGCCTATTTAAAAGAAATAGCAGATTTGTGTGAAATAAATAAGAATCTAACTTTTCATTTGGCACGTCATACTTTTGCTACAACTGTCACTTTAACCAATGGTGTGCCAATAGAATCTGTTAGCAAAATGTTAGGGCATAAATCTTTAAAGACTACACAACATTATGCTAAAATAATTGATAGAAAAGTTAGTGAAGATATGGCTGTTTTGAGAGCTAAATTGAATGTCAATAAAGTTGATAATAATAGAAAAGAACTTTACTTATAA
- a CDS encoding YitT family protein, translated as MKSFFTNKIIHATLKFKDKKNNPNSETSDYLRAKKYREYIISLKRNFKNLLLIIIGIFSASFGFKGFLLTNDFIDGGATGIALLVAAITEIPLYFLIIGVNLPFVILGYKIMGKQFAIKTALAIIGLALCVAIVPFPNVTNDDLLVAIFGGFFLGAGIGLSIRGGAVIDGTEILAIFLSRKFTTTIGDIIIVINIVIFSFAAYLLSIEIALYSMITYISASKTLDFIIEGIEEYIGVTIVASQSNRIKEMIIEKMGRGVTIYKGEGGYAKNGVTKKVDIIYTVITRLELNKLNTEIEKIEPNTFIVMNSIKDIKGGMIKKRPLKH; from the coding sequence ATGAAGTCATTTTTTACAAATAAAATAATTCATGCAACCCTTAAGTTCAAGGATAAAAAAAACAATCCAAATAGTGAAACTTCTGACTATCTACGTGCAAAAAAGTATCGAGAATATATCATTTCATTGAAGCGTAATTTTAAAAATTTATTACTTATAATAATAGGAATTTTCTCTGCTTCATTTGGTTTCAAGGGGTTTCTTTTGACTAATGATTTTATTGATGGTGGTGCAACAGGAATTGCATTATTGGTAGCAGCAATTACTGAAATTCCACTTTACTTTCTTATTATTGGTGTAAATCTTCCTTTTGTTATCCTTGGATATAAAATTATGGGAAAACAATTTGCTATAAAAACAGCCTTAGCAATAATTGGACTTGCATTATGTGTTGCAATTGTGCCTTTTCCAAATGTTACAAATGATGATTTGTTAGTTGCTATTTTTGGCGGATTTTTTCTTGGAGCTGGTATTGGTCTTTCTATAAGAGGAGGTGCCGTAATTGATGGAACTGAAATTCTAGCTATTTTTTTAAGCCGAAAATTTACTACAACTATAGGTGACATTATAATTGTTATTAATATTGTTATATTTTCATTTGCGGCTTACTTATTATCTATTGAAATAGCTCTATATTCTATGATAACATATATATCAGCTTCTAAAACATTAGATTTTATAATTGAGGGTATTGAAGAGTATATTGGAGTAACAATTGTAGCTTCTCAAAGTAACAGAATTAAGGAAATGATAATAGAAAAAATGGGAAGAGGAGTAACTATTTATAAAGGAGAAGGAGGTTATGCTAAAAATGGGGTTACTAAAAAAGTGGACATCATTTATACAGTTATAACACGTTTAGAGCTAAACAAATTGAATACAGAAATTGAAAAAATTGAACCAAACACTTTTATTGTAATGAATAGTATCAAAGATATTAAAGGTGGGATGATAAAAAAAAGACCATTAAAACATTAA
- a CDS encoding DUF1569 domain-containing protein — protein sequence MNNLYNHSDVNNLLERLKHLTVDSKRQWGTMTVDQMLAHCNVSLETAMGLNFPKRKFIGRIFGKLIKLKFLDKKPMVKNSITEDFYITDKNNFEFEKERKRAIELISTFYQNGPEKCTTHPHSYFGKLTPYEWAVLKWKHYDHHLRQFGL from the coding sequence ATGAATAATTTATATAATCATTCTGATGTAAACAATCTTCTTGAAAGACTGAAACATTTAACTGTAGATTCTAAAAGACAATGGGGAACAATGACTGTAGATCAAATGTTAGCGCATTGTAATGTTTCTCTTGAAACAGCTATGGGTTTGAACTTTCCAAAAAGAAAATTTATAGGTCGGATATTTGGAAAGTTAATTAAATTAAAATTTCTGGATAAAAAGCCTATGGTTAAAAATTCTATCACAGAAGATTTTTATATCACTGATAAAAACAACTTTGAATTTGAAAAGGAAAGAAAAAGAGCAATTGAATTGATAAGTACTTTTTACCAAAATGGTCCAGAAAAATGTACTACACATCCACATTCTTATTTTGGCAAACTAACACCTTATGAATGGGCAGTGCTAAAATGGAAGCATTATGATCATCATTTAAGACAATTCGGACTATAA